Genomic window (Rossellomorea aquimaris):
AGGGAGTTAATTAAGTGAAAACCTTCTAATTTTGCGTAGTTATAAGGATCTAACCAAGCATAAATACGTCCAAATTGATAAGGCTTTACATTTAGATATTTTTCAAGCAGCTCAGGAGCCCAAATCACAAGTGAAAGGATGATTCCCCCAAGCACTCCGATAGAAGCATATATCGGAACGATCAGCTTCCACGTAATACCTGAAACTAAAATGATTCCGGTCATGATGGCTAAAATGACAAGGGAAGTCCCTAAATCCGGCTGCTGCATAATAAAAGCGAGGGGAAGGAGAGTCGTCGCCCCGATTTTCACTAACAATTGAAAATCTGTCTGTAATGTTTTACTTGGATTTAGCTCATGATGATTTGTAATGATTCGTGCCAGAGCAAGAATTAAGAACGTCTTCATAAATTCTGAAGGCTGTATCGAACCAAGGGGTCCAAGCATGAACCAGCTTTTGGCTCCGTTTCTGTAAGGGGCGATGCTTTCCGGCGAGATGAGTAACACAAGCAGCAGGAAAATCCCTGCACCGTATATGTACCAGGCAAGTCGCTTATACTGATCGGAATCAAGGAATAAGGCCCCACCAATAATAATTCCACCTACGACATACCAAAAAGCCTGTCTTATCACAAAGTTTGTCCCATATTGACCTGAGGTCTGGGCACTGCTTATTCCCATGGCACTAACGATAAAAAACAACATTAATAAAAAGAGAAGACCCCAATCGATCTTGTCAGCAAATCGCTGGCGAGTTTCCATAATCAATTCACCTGAATTTCTAAAGATTTCACATTCCTAGTCTAATAGAAATGAAGGGAAATTTCTACTCATGACCAGATAAAATCCGGAAGTTCTGACGGGATGTGACAGGCATTAAACGACACTTGTCGAAATGAACTCATGAATAAAGCCTATAGGAATGGGATTCGTTAGATAAAGAGTGAAAGGTAATACCATTTTTTACATAATTGTGATCATTATTTGTCTTCAGAATATGTGAAGAAAGTGCCGTATCCTGAAACGAGACCGAGGCTCCTTCCATTCCTGTAAATCTAAAATAGAAATAATTAAAGCCAACGGTCCTGCAATATGACTATATTCGACAATTACCTGCGACTTTTGTCATCATTTTGAAATGAAATAGAAAAGAACAAGTACCCTACATATTTGCTAAAATAGAAACTACGAGTTGTGCATCGTGTCAATCAGATGGAGGGAATGTTCTTGAAGGCAAATAATCAGGTTAAAGATATCATCTATGTTCACAAGAATACGGATCGTCAGTATGTCGTTTCCTACGGGATCAATTTCAACGAGTTTGCTTCAAATGCCCGAAAACCATTGAAGAATCTACTTCTAATTAAGCATCAGTACGAACATGGCGCTTTTAATATACATACGCATATGGAGTATGTGGAACAGGATGAAATGAAGAAAATCATGAATGATGGGGTACAGAGCTATGGTGATTTCTGTTGGATTGACTTTGAAGAAGAAGTGGGAGTCGACGAATTGAACGGTCAGGAAATCGCTGAGCTTCTTTATATGGGTCACGTCAAGCAACCCCTGAACCCTCCTTTTTATTCAAAGTTGAACAATCGTTACGCGTACCTTTCCCATGATGATGGGTGGTTTAATAAGATTTATTACCGGGAATTTGAAGACTTCTATCATATGTTAGGAGCGACGGTTTCTTCGAAATTGAGTGCAGTCAAAGGCGGAAAAGGCTTATTTGGTATGAAGAAAGAGAAAGACTATCCCATCATCGGTCAGGAAGTCATTCATTCCTTTAGAGACAAATTAAAAGAGGGCATGGTCATTTCGTTGGAAAAAGCCATACTAACGAGAGGCAAGATAGAGATCCCTATATGGGTGATCGGTGATTATTACGATATGGACGAGATGGCGGAAGATTATAAGCAAATCCGTAAATTACCAGCAAACGGATTATTATCCTATGATCGCAAAACGAAAAGCTGGAGTGCTTTACTTCGGTAACGGGGAAAGAAGGAGCGTGAAAGCTTGGTAGAAATTCAGTTTCATGACAACCTGGTTCGAGGGGTATTTCTCGAGCGCCTCAATCGATTTGTGCTCGAGTGTCAGCTTCCTTCAGGTTCAATAGAGAAAGTTCACTTACCTGATCCAGGCAGACTAAAAGAATTATTGGTGCGGGGGAACCCGATATGGCTTCAGGAATCAACCGACCCTAAAAGGAAAACAAAATGGTCGGCCGTCATGACGTATGATGCCTCTAACGAAATGTATGTGTCTTTGAATACCCAATATCCGAATCGGTTAGTGCTCGAAGCCTTACAGTTGGAAGTGCTGGAAGAGCTAAAAGACTGGCGGTTAGAAAAAGCGGAATATAAAGTAGGAAGCTCACGCTTTGACTTCTTGCTCACCCACAAACAAAATGAACAAAAATTACTGCTTGAAGTAAAAAGTGTCACCATGGTAGTAGATGGAATAGGCAGATTTCCTGATGCCGTCACGTCAAGAGGTGCAAGGCACATTGAAGAGCTTACACATCTGCAGTCGATAGGCAGCTATCAATCAGCAGTCCTATTTATTGCTCAGCGAACGGATTTGCGTGGAATCACTTCCGCTCCTGAAATCGATCCCCATTTTGCCCGGGTCATGGAAGAAGCCGAAGATCAGGGTGTCCGGTTTTTCGGAAGAAGCTGTATCGTGACGCCAGAGCGTATTTCTTTAAATGGACCCTTACCTGTATATACAAA
Coding sequences:
- a CDS encoding FtsW/RodA/SpoVE family cell cycle protein; translation: METRQRFADKIDWGLLFLLMLFFIVSAMGISSAQTSGQYGTNFVIRQAFWYVVGGIIIGGALFLDSDQYKRLAWYIYGAGIFLLLVLLISPESIAPYRNGAKSWFMLGPLGSIQPSEFMKTFLILALARIITNHHELNPSKTLQTDFQLLVKIGATTLLPLAFIMQQPDLGTSLVILAIMTGIILVSGITWKLIVPIYASIGVLGGIILSLVIWAPELLEKYLNVKPYQFGRIYAWLDPYNYAKLEGFHLINSLNAIGSGQIFGKGYSDGEVYIPENHTDFIFSVIGEEYGFIGASVVISLYFLLIYHLTKTALDTKEPFNAYVCAGIISMITFHVFQNIGMTIQLLPITGIPLPFISYGGSSLMGNMLALGLVFSMRFHHKTYMFSSEDS
- the sfsA gene encoding DNA/RNA nuclease SfsA, whose protein sequence is MVEIQFHDNLVRGVFLERLNRFVLECQLPSGSIEKVHLPDPGRLKELLVRGNPIWLQESTDPKRKTKWSAVMTYDASNEMYVSLNTQYPNRLVLEALQLEVLEELKDWRLEKAEYKVGSSRFDFLLTHKQNEQKLLLEVKSVTMVVDGIGRFPDAVTSRGARHIEELTHLQSIGSYQSAVLFIAQRTDLRGITSAPEIDPHFARVMEEAEDQGVRFFGRSCIVTPERISLNGPLPVYTKKD